One Salvelinus fontinalis isolate EN_2023a chromosome 27, ASM2944872v1, whole genome shotgun sequence genomic region harbors:
- the LOC129824998 gene encoding heparan sulfate glucosamine 3-O-sulfotransferase 5 encodes MLFKQQALLRQKLFVLGSLAIGSLLYLVARVGSLDRLQPICPIESRLGPPHLPEQIPLRTLQYKRGLLHELRKGNATKEQIRLHNLVQQLPRAIIIGVRKGGTRALLEMLNLHPAVVKASQEIHFFDNDQNYARGIDWYREKMPFSFPHQITIEKSPAYFITEEVPERIFKMNSSIKLLIIVREPTTRAVSDYTQVLEGKERKNKTYHKFEKLAIDGNTCEVNTKYKAVRTSIYTKHLERWLKYFPVEQFHIVDGDRLITDPLPELQLVERFLNLPSRISHYNLYFNATRGFYCLRFNIVFNKCLAGSKGRIHPEVDPSVVAKLRKFFHPFNQKFYQITGRTFNWP; translated from the exons ATGCTATTCAAACAGCAGGCGTTGCTGAGACAGAAGCTCTTTGTGCTGGGCAGCCTTGCTATCGGGAGTCTCCTCTATCTAGTGGCCAGGGTTGGGAGCTTGGATAG GCTGCAGCCTATTTGCCCCATAGAGAGCAGACTGGGCCCTCCTCACCTGCCGGAGCAGATCCCTCTCCGGACCCTGCAGTATAAGCGTGGTCTGCTCCACGAGCTCCGCAAGGGCAATGCCACCAAAGAGCAGATCCGCCTGCACAACCTGGTGCAGCAGCTGCCCCGGGCCATCATTATCGGGGTGCGCAAGGGGGGCACGCGCGCCCTGCTGGAGATGCTCAACCTGCACCCGGCGGTGGTCAAGGCCTCGCAGGAGATCCACTTCTTTGACAACGACCAGAACTACGCCCGGGGCATCGACTGGTACCGGGAGAAGATGCCCTTCTCCTTCCCCCATCAGATCACCATTGAGAAGAGCCCCGCCTACTTCATCACAGAGGAGGTCCCGGAACGCATCTTCAAGATGAACTCCTCCATCAAGCTGCTGATCATCGTGCGCGAGCCCACCACCAGAGCTGTGTCTGACTACACACAGGTGCTGGAGGGCAAGGAGCGCAAGAACAAGACCTACCACAAGTTTGAGAAGCTGGCCATCGACGGCAACACGTGTGAGGTGAACACAAAGTATAAGGCTGTACGGACCAGCATTTACACCAAGCACTTGGAGCGCTGGCTGAAGTACTTCCCTGTGGAACAATTCCACATTGTGGACGGGGACCGTCTGATCACGGACCCGTTGCCGGAGCTGCAGCTCGTCGAGCGCTTCCTCAACCTCCCGTCCAGGATCAGCCACTataatctgtacttcaatgccaCCAGGGGATTCTACTGCCTGCGATTTAACATTGTCTTCAACAAGTGCCTGGCAGGCAGCAAGGGGCGCATCCACCCTGAGGTGGACCCTTCGGTCGTGGCCAAACTGAGGAAGTTCTTCCACCCCTTCAATCAGAAGTTTTATCAGATCACTGGCAGGACATTCAACTGGCCCTGA